One region of Arcobacter sp. CECT 8983 genomic DNA includes:
- the sppA gene encoding signal peptide peptidase SppA — MLNFFKKLFYPIIAILDFITKYFKTIVFLTIVYYFVSTSNEANINEGSFESANLQKIELFGPILDSQKVLAQINEAKKNKNIKGVLLDVNSPGGAVAPSVEIAYAIKELNDLKPVVAYASGVMASGSYYSSIWAKEIIANPGSMVGSIGVIFQGTNLEELMDKIGVKTQTVKAGKYKESGTPTRQWADYEKQELEKVIDDTYNMFISDVAKARGLKVQDHKKFADAHIFTSSQAKKVGLVDEVNTLTFAQNRVIKLSGVSKPSWKKQDKFDKFFDRIIQEAVTNFSVLFEGGLKAY, encoded by the coding sequence ATGCTTAATTTTTTTAAAAAACTTTTTTATCCTATTATTGCTATTTTAGATTTTATTACGAAATATTTTAAAACAATAGTATTTTTAACAATTGTTTATTACTTTGTATCAACTTCAAATGAAGCAAATATAAATGAAGGAAGTTTTGAAAGTGCAAATCTACAAAAAATAGAACTATTTGGTCCTATTTTAGATTCGCAAAAAGTTTTAGCTCAAATTAATGAAGCTAAAAAGAATAAAAATATCAAGGGAGTATTGCTTGATGTAAACTCTCCAGGTGGTGCAGTTGCTCCATCAGTTGAAATTGCTTATGCAATTAAAGAGTTAAATGATTTAAAGCCAGTTGTAGCTTATGCAAGTGGTGTTATGGCAAGTGGAAGTTATTATTCATCAATTTGGGCAAAAGAGATTATTGCTAATCCAGGAAGCATGGTTGGTTCTATTGGAGTTATTTTCCAAGGTACAAACCTAGAAGAGCTAATGGATAAGATTGGAGTTAAAACTCAAACAGTAAAAGCAGGTAAATATAAAGAGTCAGGAACTCCAACAAGGCAATGGGCTGATTATGAGAAGCAAGAATTAGAAAAGGTAATAGACGATACATACAATATGTTTATATCTGATGTAGCAAAGGCAAGAGGTTTAAAAGTTCAAGACCATAAGAAATTTGCAGATGCTCATATTTTTACTTCATCTCAAGCAAAAAAAGTTGGTTTAGTTGATGAGGTTAATACTTTAACCTTTGCTCAAAATAGAGTAATTAAATTATCAGGTGTAAGTAAACCATCTTGGAAAAAACAGGATAAATTTGATAAGTTCTTTGATAGAATAATCCAAGAAGCAGTTACAAATTTTTCTGTTCTATTTGAAGGTGGACTAAAAGCTTATTAG
- a CDS encoding DEAD/DEAH box helicase, whose translation MSFSKLGLNPNILKAIKEQGYTKPTLIQEQAIPKILEKKDLLAAAQTGTGKTAAFTLPLLEFMSLKPHRKDQKAYIKALILVPTRELALQVFENIQAYSKYLHLKTAVIFGGVGINPQKASLRKGVDIVIATPGRLLDHMSQDTIDLSRVDFLVLDEADRMLDMGFIHDIKKVVAKVPTHRQTLLFSATFSDEIKKLSNSFLTKPETVEVARSNTLSEQVSQVVHYVNKDKKKNLLSFLIHTQDWNQVLVFTRTKHGANRLSEFLNKNNISSLAIHGNKSQGARTTALKDFKAKKIRVLVATDIAARGIDIELLPHVVNYELPNVPEDYVHRIGRTGRAGNIGEALSLVCDEEAQYLEDIEKLTKTTIPVRDIEGFTISALKKPQKSSNTKSRNNNKRNSSNAKERRPKSNTRIKNSSEKKDFKKEVDDFIENRKKQTSKRNSNRKITGNYRKGLGSNNK comes from the coding sequence ATGTCATTTTCAAAATTAGGATTAAATCCTAATATTTTAAAAGCGATTAAAGAGCAAGGTTACACAAAACCTACTTTAATTCAAGAACAAGCTATTCCTAAAATCTTAGAAAAAAAAGATTTACTAGCAGCAGCACAAACAGGTACAGGTAAAACAGCAGCTTTTACTTTACCTCTTTTAGAGTTTATGAGTTTAAAACCTCATAGAAAAGATCAAAAAGCTTATATTAAAGCATTAATTTTAGTTCCCACAAGAGAACTAGCCTTACAAGTTTTTGAAAATATTCAAGCTTATAGTAAATATCTTCATTTAAAAACAGCAGTTATTTTTGGAGGAGTTGGAATAAACCCACAAAAAGCAAGCTTAAGAAAGGGTGTTGATATTGTAATTGCAACACCTGGAAGACTTTTAGATCATATGTCTCAAGATACTATAGATTTATCAAGGGTTGATTTTTTAGTTCTTGATGAAGCTGATAGAATGTTGGATATGGGATTTATTCATGATATAAAAAAAGTTGTAGCAAAAGTTCCAACTCATAGACAAACATTACTTTTCTCAGCTACTTTTTCTGATGAAATAAAGAAGTTATCTAACTCATTTTTAACCAAGCCAGAAACTGTTGAAGTTGCAAGAAGTAATACTTTATCTGAGCAGGTTTCACAGGTTGTTCATTATGTAAATAAAGACAAAAAGAAAAATCTTTTATCTTTTTTAATACATACACAAGATTGGAATCAAGTTTTAGTTTTCACTCGTACTAAACATGGAGCAAATAGATTAAGTGAATTTTTAAATAAAAATAATATTTCCTCTTTAGCAATTCATGGTAATAAATCACAAGGTGCAAGAACAACTGCTTTAAAAGATTTTAAAGCGAAAAAAATAAGAGTACTCGTGGCAACTGATATTGCTGCACGTGGTATTGATATTGAACTTTTACCCCATGTAGTTAATTATGAATTACCAAATGTACCAGAAGATTATGTTCATAGAATAGGAAGAACAGGTAGGGCAGGTAATATTGGTGAAGCTTTATCTTTAGTTTGTGATGAGGAGGCTCAATATTTAGAAGATATTGAAAAATTAACAAAAACAACTATTCCTGTTAGAGATATAGAAGGTTTTACAATTAGTGCATTAAAAAAGCCTCAAAAATCTTCTAATACAAAGAGTAGAAATAATAATAAAAGAAACTCTTCTAATGCCAAAGAAAGAAGACCTAAGTCAAATACAAGAATTAAAAATAGTAGTGAAAAAAAGGATTTCAAAAAAGAAGTAGATGATTTCATTGAAAATAGAAAAAAACAAACTTCTAAAAGAAATTCAAATAGAAAAATTACAGGTAATTATAGAAAAGGATTAGGTAGTAATAATAAATAA
- a CDS encoding acetate/propionate family kinase, with product MLVFILNAGSSSLKYQLMNPVTKDVLAVGICERIGIDGVLKHEFGNDQELKIDVSMPTHKEAIELVLRTLTEGEGKVIDSIDDIEAIGHRAVHGGEEFASSVMVSDKVIETMKKLIPLAPLHNPANIMGMEICKELMPGKPNVAVFDTAFHQTMPDYAYMYALPYDQYSKHGIRKYGFHGTSHFFVSNEARGMLDKKHNTRIIVCHLGNGSSVSAVLNGKCIDTSMGLTPVQGLMMGTRAGDVGAGAISFMMSQEGMSIDETLDLMNKKSGILGISGKSSDLREVLDGMQNGDDRCRLAVDMVAYNIKKYVGSYVAALDGVDALCFTGGIGENSALIREIVCAGLDGMGLNIDPTKNNKRSSKARDIATNSSDARIFVIPTNEEYVIASDTYKIVKGLE from the coding sequence ATGTTAGTATTTATTTTAAACGCAGGAAGTTCATCATTAAAATACCAATTAATGAACCCAGTAACAAAAGATGTTTTAGCTGTTGGTATCTGTGAAAGAATTGGAATTGATGGTGTATTAAAACATGAGTTTGGAAATGATCAAGAATTAAAAATTGATGTTTCAATGCCTACTCATAAAGAGGCTATTGAATTAGTATTAAGAACGCTAACAGAAGGTGAAGGTAAAGTAATTGACTCTATTGATGATATTGAAGCAATTGGACATAGAGCAGTACATGGGGGAGAAGAGTTTGCTTCTTCTGTTATGGTAAGTGATAAAGTTATTGAAACTATGAAAAAATTAATTCCTTTAGCACCTTTACATAACCCAGCAAATATTATGGGAATGGAAATTTGTAAAGAATTAATGCCAGGAAAACCTAACGTAGCTGTATTTGATACTGCATTCCACCAAACTATGCCTGATTATGCTTATATGTATGCTTTACCGTATGATCAATACTCAAAACATGGAATTAGAAAATATGGTTTCCATGGAACTTCTCACTTCTTTGTTTCTAACGAAGCAAGAGGAATGCTAGATAAAAAACATAATACTAGAATTATCGTATGTCACTTAGGGAATGGTTCTTCTGTAAGTGCAGTATTAAATGGTAAATGTATTGATACTTCAATGGGTCTAACTCCTGTTCAAGGTCTAATGATGGGAACAAGAGCTGGAGATGTAGGTGCTGGTGCAATTTCATTTATGATGAGTCAAGAAGGTATGTCTATAGATGAAACACTTGATTTAATGAATAAAAAATCAGGTATTTTAGGTATTTCTGGAAAATCATCAGACTTAAGAGAAGTTCTTGATGGAATGCAAAATGGTGATGATAGATGTAGATTAGCTGTTGATATGGTTGCTTATAACATCAAAAAATATGTAGGTTCATATGTTGCTGCTTTAGATGGTGTAGATGCATTATGTTTCACTGGTGGGATTGGAGAAAACTCTGCTTTAATTAGAGAAATTGTTTGTGCTGGACTTGATGGAATGGGATTAAATATTGACCCAACTAAAAATAATAAAAGATCTAGCAAAGCAAGAGATATTGCAACAAATAGTTCTGATGCAAGAATTTTTGTTATACCAACAAACGAAGAGTATGTTATCGCAAGTGATACATACAAAATCGTTAAAGGTCTTGAGTAA
- the pta gene encoding phosphate acetyltransferase, whose translation MGLIESIKENAKKELKTIVLPESEDERVLQATQKVLEEKTANVVLIGNEEQIKADAAACGASIEGATIIDPKKFDDIERYVDELVELRKSKNLSKEEATQIMTTEPRFFGCMMVRLGEADGLVAGSNSPTADVLRAAIQVIKTAPGINTVSSAFIMETTDGKFGDNGLILFADCAVIPEPNAEQLADIASATAATAKSVVGLDPRVAMLSFSTKGSANHPLVDKVQYAVDLLTERNVDFEFDGELQADAAIVEAVGAKKAPDSKVAGRANVLVFPDLQSGNIGYKLVQRFAGAAAHGPVVQGLAKPVNDLSRGCSVDDIANLVAITATQC comes from the coding sequence ATGGGTTTAATAGAAAGTATTAAAGAAAATGCTAAAAAAGAACTTAAAACTATTGTTCTTCCAGAGTCTGAAGACGAAAGAGTACTACAAGCTACTCAAAAGGTTTTAGAAGAAAAAACTGCAAATGTAGTTTTAATTGGAAATGAAGAACAAATTAAAGCAGATGCAGCTGCATGTGGAGCTTCAATAGAAGGTGCAACAATTATTGATCCAAAGAAATTTGATGATATAGAAAGATATGTTGACGAATTAGTAGAGTTAAGAAAATCAAAAAACTTATCTAAAGAAGAAGCTACTCAAATCATGACTACAGAACCAAGATTTTTTGGTTGTATGATGGTAAGGCTTGGTGAAGCAGATGGACTTGTTGCTGGTTCAAACTCACCTACTGCAGATGTACTAAGAGCTGCTATTCAAGTTATCAAAACTGCTCCAGGAATAAATACAGTTTCATCTGCTTTTATTATGGAAACAACTGATGGTAAATTTGGTGATAATGGATTAATTCTTTTTGCAGATTGTGCAGTTATTCCAGAACCAAATGCAGAGCAATTAGCTGATATTGCTAGTGCTACAGCTGCTACAGCTAAATCAGTTGTTGGTTTAGACCCAAGAGTTGCAATGTTATCTTTCTCAACAAAAGGAAGTGCTAATCACCCATTAGTTGATAAAGTACAGTATGCAGTTGATTTATTAACTGAAAGAAATGTTGATTTTGAATTTGATGGTGAATTGCAAGCAGATGCTGCAATTGTTGAAGCAGTAGGAGCTAAAAAAGCACCAGATTCAAAAGTAGCTGGACGTGCTAATGTACTTGTATTCCCAGATTTACAATCAGGAAACATTGGATACAAATTAGTACAAAGATTTGCAGGAGCTGCTGCTCATGGCCCAGTTGTTCAAGGTCTTGCAAAACCTGTTAATGACTTATCAAGAGGTTGTTCAGTTGATGATATCGCTAACTTAGTTGCTATCACTGCTACACAATGTTAA
- a CDS encoding acetate/propionate family kinase, protein MLILVLNAGSSSLKYQLIDVETAEVKANGLCERIGIDGVMKHEIAENRKLTIDHPMPTHKEAIEFMLNILTQNDTKVIENIDEISAIGHRVVHGGEYFKESTIIDKNVIQKIERLIPLAPLHNPAHLLGIKICQELMPEKPNVAVFDTAFHQTMPEENYLYAVPHEDYTEHKLRKYGFHGTSHYYVSNEAIKMLQKEQSKVIVCHLGNGSSICAVKDGKSIDTTMGLTPLEGLMMGTRSGDIDAGVIPYLLEKKDMDANQIIDYLNKKSGILGVSGISSDLREVIKAAKDGDQRANICIEMMCNRIRKYICSYAGVLGGVDAICFTAGIGENADIIREKVCSGLEFIGVEIDKNKNKIREKTNREINKTDSKTKIFVIPTNEEFVIAQDTYKLVKA, encoded by the coding sequence ATGTTAATTCTTGTTTTAAATGCAGGAAGCTCTTCGTTAAAATATCAATTAATTGATGTTGAAACAGCTGAAGTAAAAGCTAATGGTTTATGTGAAAGAATTGGAATTGATGGTGTGATGAAACATGAAATTGCAGAAAATAGAAAACTTACTATTGACCATCCAATGCCAACTCATAAAGAAGCAATTGAGTTTATGCTAAATATTTTAACTCAAAATGATACTAAAGTAATAGAAAATATTGATGAGATTTCAGCAATTGGACATAGAGTTGTTCATGGGGGAGAATATTTTAAAGAATCAACAATTATAGATAAGAATGTAATTCAAAAAATTGAAAGACTTATTCCTCTAGCTCCACTACATAACCCTGCGCATCTTTTAGGTATTAAGATTTGTCAAGAATTAATGCCAGAAAAACCAAATGTAGCAGTATTTGATACAGCATTTCATCAAACAATGCCTGAAGAAAACTACTTATATGCAGTTCCACATGAAGATTATACAGAACATAAATTAAGAAAGTATGGATTCCATGGAACAAGTCACTATTATGTATCAAATGAAGCAATCAAAATGTTACAAAAAGAGCAATCAAAAGTTATTGTATGTCATTTAGGGAATGGTTCTTCTATTTGTGCAGTAAAAGATGGAAAATCAATTGATACAACTATGGGATTAACTCCGCTTGAAGGTCTTATGATGGGAACAAGATCTGGAGATATTGATGCAGGTGTAATTCCATACTTATTAGAAAAAAAAGATATGGATGCAAATCAAATTATTGATTACTTAAACAAAAAATCAGGAATCCTAGGTGTTTCTGGAATTTCTTCAGATTTAAGAGAAGTTATTAAAGCGGCAAAGGATGGAGACCAAAGAGCAAATATTTGTATTGAGATGATGTGTAATAGAATCAGAAAATATATTTGTTCTTATGCTGGTGTTTTAGGTGGAGTTGATGCTATTTGTTTTACTGCAGGGATTGGTGAAAATGCAGATATCATTAGAGAAAAAGTTTGTTCTGGTCTTGAATTTATTGGAGTTGAGATAGATAAAAATAAAAATAAAATAAGAGAAAAAACTAATAGAGAAATCAATAAAACAGATTCAAAAACAAAAATATTTGTTATTCCTACTAATGAAGAATTTGTTATCGCACAAGATACTTATAAGTTAGTAAAAGCATAA
- a CDS encoding 3'-5' exonuclease produces the protein MFKKIQNYFNKKNLNNEKFSYLFDKSIDDEFVCFDCETTGLNPLKDDIISIGAVIIKNNTILSSKKFVRFVKPETKLQVEAIKVHHIRECDLLEAEDIDTVIEEFLEFIGNRKLVGYYLEFDISMINKYLKPKLGIKLPNKAYEVSAIYHDWKIEAIPQSNIDLRFDTILKELKIPSLGKHDAYNDAIMTAMMFLKLKNQAKVKIK, from the coding sequence ATGTTTAAAAAAATACAAAACTATTTTAATAAAAAAAATCTAAACAATGAAAAGTTCTCTTATTTATTTGATAAATCTATAGATGATGAATTTGTTTGTTTTGATTGTGAAACTACAGGATTAAATCCTTTAAAAGACGATATTATATCTATTGGTGCAGTTATTATAAAAAATAATACAATCCTTTCAAGTAAAAAATTTGTAAGATTTGTAAAACCAGAAACCAAACTTCAAGTAGAAGCAATTAAAGTTCACCATATAAGAGAGTGTGATTTACTTGAAGCTGAAGATATTGATACTGTAATAGAAGAGTTTTTAGAATTTATTGGAAATAGAAAACTTGTGGGATATTATTTAGAGTTTGATATTTCCATGATAAATAAATATCTAAAACCAAAACTAGGTATAAAACTGCCAAATAAGGCTTACGAAGTATCTGCTATTTATCATGATTGGAAAATTGAAGCTATTCCACAAAGTAATATAGATTTAAGGTTTGACACAATTTTAAAAGAGTTGAAAATTCCCTCTTTAGGAAAGCATGATGCCTACAATGATGCCATAATGACTGCAATGATGTTTTTAAAATTAAAAAATCAAGCAAAAGTAAAAATAAAGTAA
- a CDS encoding putative nucleotidyltransferase substrate binding domain-containing protein, which produces MSIQEQVNFLKAIHPFDKLTKSQLEYFADNLDIVYLKKDEIIQNFSQEPEFLYFIIKGIVQEKNEEKEVLAFYSNQEFFDSVSLIENFSKHKFVTKEETICYTLPREVFIKVLHENPTLESFFFQSISQKLNGNIHHEKNKELANLMIAKVKDARVHEALILPFETSIFEAVTKLKEAKVPTLLLEDENKEIHIVTDSDFREKVILNRMSFDDSVGKISNSGLKYVNENDFLFNAQLLMTKHGLKRLVVKDNNNEIVGILDQISLSSFFATHTFSVSNEITRANTIEELKIASQSLLKIIKSLYAKGVKVSFISKLINQLNRKVMNKLFIMTAPKELIGKSSLIVMGSEGRGEQVLKTDQDNALIISDECSITKEELEKFTSSYTETLVDFGFPRCEGNIMLSNSYWCRTQQEFKDLIYDWINKPEPDSYMNLAIFYDAICASGDRELLDELKQFMFKVCSDSKSFFMHFAKIVMDFDVPLGFFDGFVFDSKNKEHEHELDIKRGGIFIVVQGIRALSLENKLMRANTLKRIKELTDKKVFTEDFADELTEAFNYLCSLKLKSNIEKLDSGQVIDNYIDPDTLTIMEKDLLKDSFKIVNKLKKKLENHYKLNYV; this is translated from the coding sequence ATGAGCATACAAGAACAAGTAAACTTTTTAAAAGCGATTCATCCCTTTGATAAACTTACAAAATCTCAATTAGAGTACTTCGCAGACAACCTTGATATTGTCTATTTAAAAAAAGATGAAATAATCCAAAACTTTTCACAAGAACCAGAGTTTTTATATTTTATTATAAAAGGTATAGTTCAAGAAAAGAATGAAGAAAAAGAGGTTTTAGCATTTTATTCGAACCAAGAATTTTTTGATTCTGTTTCATTAATTGAAAACTTTTCTAAACATAAATTTGTTACAAAAGAAGAAACTATTTGTTATACCCTACCTAGAGAAGTATTTATTAAAGTTTTACATGAGAATCCTACTTTAGAAAGCTTTTTCTTTCAATCAATTTCTCAAAAATTAAATGGAAATATTCATCACGAAAAAAATAAAGAGTTAGCAAATTTAATGATTGCAAAAGTTAAAGATGCAAGAGTACATGAAGCACTAATTTTACCTTTTGAGACTTCTATTTTTGAAGCTGTTACAAAATTAAAAGAAGCAAAGGTTCCTACACTTTTACTTGAAGATGAAAACAAAGAGATTCATATAGTTACTGATTCAGATTTTAGAGAAAAAGTGATTTTAAATAGAATGAGTTTTGATGATAGTGTTGGAAAAATATCTAATTCTGGATTAAAATATGTAAATGAAAATGACTTTTTATTTAATGCCCAATTACTAATGACAAAACATGGGTTAAAAAGATTAGTTGTTAAAGATAATAATAACGAAATAGTTGGTATTTTAGACCAGATATCATTATCTTCTTTCTTTGCAACTCATACTTTTTCTGTATCAAATGAAATTACAAGAGCAAATACTATTGAAGAACTAAAGATTGCCAGTCAATCGTTATTAAAAATTATAAAATCTTTATACGCAAAAGGTGTGAAGGTTTCATTTATATCTAAATTAATCAACCAATTAAATAGAAAAGTTATGAATAAACTTTTTATTATGACAGCACCAAAAGAGCTAATAGGAAAATCTTCACTTATTGTTATGGGAAGTGAAGGTAGAGGTGAACAAGTTTTAAAAACAGACCAAGATAATGCCTTAATTATTTCAGATGAGTGTAGTATCACAAAAGAAGAATTAGAAAAATTTACATCTTCATATACTGAAACATTAGTTGATTTTGGTTTTCCTAGATGTGAAGGTAATATTATGCTTTCAAACTCTTACTGGTGCAGAACACAACAAGAGTTCAAAGACTTAATTTATGACTGGATCAACAAGCCAGAACCAGATAGTTATATGAATTTAGCAATTTTTTATGATGCAATATGTGCTTCAGGAGATAGAGAACTTTTAGATGAATTAAAACAATTTATGTTCAAAGTTTGTTCTGACTCAAAAAGTTTCTTTATGCATTTTGCAAAAATAGTTATGGACTTTGATGTTCCTTTAGGATTCTTTGATGGCTTTGTTTTTGATTCAAAAAATAAAGAGCATGAACATGAATTAGATATAAAAAGAGGTGGTATTTTTATTGTTGTTCAAGGAATTAGAGCACTTTCATTAGAAAATAAACTTATGCGTGCAAATACTCTTAAAAGAATAAAAGAGTTAACAGATAAAAAAGTATTCACTGAAGATTTTGCAGATGAACTAACAGAAGCATTTAACTACTTATGTTCTTTGAAATTAAAATCAAATATTGAAAAATTAGATTCAGGGCAAGTAATTGATAATTATATTGATCCTGATACTTTAACTATAATGGAAAAAGATTTATTAAAAGATAGTTTCAAAATTGTAAATAAATTAAAGAAAAAATTAGAAAATCATTATAAGTTGAATTATGTTTAA
- a CDS encoding cation acetate symporter gives MLRVLALISIIALSAFAAGDASFEATKRELNIPAIIMFFAFIVFTLGLTVWAARRTKSASDFYTAGGGITGFQNGLAIAGDYMSAAAFLGVSGLIYLKGYDGVIYAVSFLVGWPIILFFMAEKLRNLGKFTFADIAAYRLSQKEIRTLAAFGTLSVVVLYLIAQMVGAGKLIQVLFGMEYEFAVILVGVMMIIYVTFGGMLATTWVQIIKACLLLSGVSFMAVMVLYHFNFNFESLAVAASENHKDKESILSPGGFISDPISAISLGMALMFGTAGLPHVLMRFFTVGNAKEARKSVVYATGFVGYFWIIITIVGFGAIAFLNTDAGAQYFTDGKLFGGNNMASIHLSHMLGGNAFLGFISAVAFATILAVVSGLTLSGASAISHDLYSNVINPNATDEQVVKISRITVVVVGFVGVLLGIAFEQQNIAYMVGLAFGIAASANFPILFLSIYWRGLTTRGAFLGGLTGLITAVTLVIVGPIVWVQILGNEEALFPYKHPALFSVTVAFISIWFFSKTDSSERGKAEKELFRAQNIRANTGIGAAGAVDH, from the coding sequence ATGTTAAGAGTATTAGCACTTATTTCAATTATTGCACTATCTGCATTTGCAGCTGGTGATGCAAGCTTTGAGGCTACAAAAAGAGAGTTAAACATTCCTGCAATTATAATGTTTTTTGCATTTATTGTTTTTACTTTAGGATTAACAGTTTGGGCTGCAAGAAGAACAAAATCTGCTAGTGATTTTTATACAGCAGGTGGAGGAATTACAGGTTTCCAAAATGGTTTAGCAATTGCAGGTGACTATATGTCTGCTGCTGCATTCCTTGGAGTTTCAGGACTTATATACTTAAAAGGGTATGATGGTGTTATTTATGCTGTTTCATTTTTAGTTGGTTGGCCAATTATTCTTTTCTTTATGGCTGAAAAACTAAGAAACCTTGGTAAGTTTACTTTTGCTGATATCGCTGCTTATAGATTATCACAAAAAGAGATTAGAACATTAGCTGCATTCGGGACACTTTCAGTTGTTGTTTTATATCTTATTGCACAAATGGTTGGGGCTGGAAAGCTAATTCAAGTACTTTTTGGGATGGAGTATGAATTTGCTGTAATTTTAGTTGGTGTAATGATGATTATCTATGTAACTTTTGGTGGTATGCTTGCAACTACTTGGGTACAAATTATAAAAGCTTGTTTACTTCTTTCTGGGGTTTCTTTTATGGCTGTTATGGTTTTATATCACTTTAACTTCAACTTTGAAAGCTTAGCTGTAGCTGCAAGTGAAAACCACAAAGATAAAGAGTCAATTCTAAGTCCTGGTGGATTTATTTCTGACCCAATTTCAGCTATTTCTTTAGGTATGGCACTTATGTTTGGTACTGCTGGTTTACCACATGTACTTATGAGATTCTTTACAGTTGGAAATGCTAAAGAAGCTAGAAAATCTGTTGTTTATGCAACTGGTTTTGTTGGTTACTTCTGGATTATTATTACTATCGTTGGATTTGGAGCAATTGCATTTTTAAATACTGATGCAGGTGCACAATACTTTACAGATGGTAAACTATTTGGTGGAAACAATATGGCATCTATTCACTTATCACATATGCTAGGTGGAAATGCATTTTTAGGATTTATTTCAGCAGTTGCATTTGCTACAATCTTAGCAGTTGTATCTGGTCTTACTTTAAGTGGAGCATCAGCTATTTCTCATGACCTTTACTCTAATGTAATTAATCCTAATGCTACAGATGAACAAGTTGTAAAAATCTCTAGAATTACTGTTGTAGTTGTTGGTTTTGTTGGAGTATTACTTGGTATTGCATTTGAACAACAAAATATTGCATATATGGTAGGGCTTGCATTTGGTATTGCAGCATCTGCAAACTTCCCAATTTTATTCTTATCTATTTATTGGAGAGGATTAACAACTAGAGGTGCATTCTTAGGTGGATTAACTGGTCTTATTACTGCTGTTACTCTTGTAATAGTTGGACCAATTGTATGGGTACAAATTTTAGGAAATGAAGAAGCTTTATTCCCTTATAAACACCCTGCACTATTCTCTGTAACAGTTGCATTTATTTCAATCTGGTTCTTCTCTAAGACTGATAGTAGTGAAAGAGGAAAAGCAGAAAAAGAATTATTTAGAGCTCAAAATATTAGAGCAAATACTGGTATTGGTGCAGCTGGAGCAGTTGATCACTAA
- a CDS encoding DUF485 domain-containing protein, translating into MKDELVERIENNPKYDELVSKKNSLGIKLGIFVLVMFYAYILTIAFNKEILATKIGDGVTTIAFPIALAILIISFLTTLVYVKKANGEFEDLINDIKDDVKDVM; encoded by the coding sequence ATGAAGGATGAATTAGTTGAAAGGATTGAAAACAATCCTAAATACGATGAATTGGTTTCAAAAAAGAACAGCTTAGGAATCAAACTAGGGATTTTTGTTCTAGTTATGTTTTATGCATATATTTTAACAATTGCATTTAACAAAGAAATACTGGCAACAAAAATAGGAGATGGTGTAACTACAATAGCATTCCCTATTGCATTAGCAATTTTAATCATTAGTTTCTTAACTACACTTGTTTATGTAAAAAAAGCAAATGGTGAGTTTGAAGATTTAATTAATGACATAAAAGATGATGTAAAGGATGTAATGTAA